Proteins encoded together in one Sinorhizobium meliloti window:
- the hslV gene encoding ATP-dependent protease subunit HslV produces MSEHNPYGTMHATTIITVRKGGKVVMAGDGQVSLGQTVMKGNARKVRRLSKGDVIAGFAGATADAFTLLERLEAKLEQYPDQLMRAAVELAKDWRTNKYLRNLEAMMLVADRTVTLAITGNGDVLEPEHGTIAIGSGGNYAFAAARALMDSDKSAEEIARRALEIAGDICVYTNHNVVVETLDAE; encoded by the coding sequence ATGAGCGAACACAATCCTTACGGAACGATGCATGCGACCACCATCATCACGGTGCGCAAGGGCGGCAAGGTGGTAATGGCGGGCGATGGCCAGGTGAGCCTCGGCCAGACGGTCATGAAGGGCAATGCCCGCAAGGTCCGCCGCCTGTCGAAGGGCGACGTGATTGCAGGCTTCGCCGGCGCGACGGCGGACGCCTTCACGCTTCTGGAACGGCTGGAGGCGAAGCTCGAGCAATATCCCGACCAGCTGATGCGCGCGGCCGTAGAGCTCGCCAAGGACTGGCGTACCAACAAGTACCTGCGCAATCTCGAGGCGATGATGCTGGTTGCCGACCGGACGGTGACGCTGGCGATCACCGGCAACGGCGACGTTCTCGAGCCCGAGCACGGGACGATCGCCATCGGTTCGGGCGGCAACTATGCCTTTGCCGCGGCGCGGGCGCTCATGGACAGCGACAAGTCGGCCGAGGAGATCGCCCGCCGCGCGCTGGAGATCGCCGGCGACATCTGCGTCTACACCAACCACAACGTCGTCGTGGAGACGCTGGATGCCGAATGA
- a CDS encoding GNAT family N-acetyltransferase: protein MPNEPAEVSFEPVAEGHLPMLLDWLSEPHVRQWWGDPDVELGLIRDGCAKGEVDGFVFRVKGEPAGYIQSWIPSEYDEEPWAKDLSGDTPGVDIFIGPPEMTGKGVAAMALRAFAARLFESGAARIVIDPDAGNRRAVRAYAKAGFVPFGEWIDESGRTLLMELERTEFERNR, encoded by the coding sequence ATGCCGAATGAGCCGGCAGAGGTCAGCTTCGAGCCGGTCGCCGAGGGCCACCTGCCGATGCTCCTCGACTGGCTTTCCGAGCCGCATGTCCGGCAGTGGTGGGGCGATCCCGATGTCGAACTCGGGCTGATACGGGACGGTTGCGCGAAGGGCGAGGTCGACGGTTTCGTCTTTCGTGTGAAGGGGGAGCCGGCCGGCTATATCCAGTCCTGGATCCCCTCGGAATATGACGAGGAGCCCTGGGCCAAGGACCTGTCGGGCGACACGCCCGGCGTCGACATCTTCATCGGCCCGCCCGAAATGACAGGCAAAGGCGTCGCCGCCATGGCGCTCAGAGCCTTTGCCGCAAGACTGTTCGAAAGCGGCGCCGCGCGCATCGTCATCGACCCCGACGCCGGCAACCGCCGCGCCGTCCGAGCCTATGCGAAGGCCGGTTTCGTACCTTTTGGCGAATGGATAGACGAGTCCGGTCGAACCCTCCTGATGGAGCTCGAGCGGACGGAATTTGAGAGGAATCGATGA
- the hslU gene encoding ATP-dependent protease ATPase subunit HslU produces the protein MSNFSPREIVSELDRYIIGQKDAKRAVAIALRNRWRRQQLDDELRDEVMPKNILMIGPTGVGKTEISRRLAKLAGAPFVKVEATKFTEVGYVGRDVEQIVRDLVEVGISLVREKRRAEVKAKAHQNAEERVLDALVGTTASPATRDSFRKKLRANELDDKEIEVDVAETGSPGGAFEIPGMPGANIGVLNLSEMFGKALGGRTKKIKTTVKDSYALLVNDESDKLLDNEQIQREAVAAAENDGIVFLDEIDKIATREGGIGAGVSREGVQRDLLPLVEGTTVATKYGPVKTDHILFIASGAFHVAKPSDLLPELQGRLPIRVELRALTKEDFRRILTETEASLIRQYKALLETEGVALDFTEDAIDALAEVAVQLNANVENIGARRLQTVMERVLDDVSFNAPDRGGQGVTIDADYVRRHVGDLAANTDLSRYIL, from the coding sequence ATGAGCAACTTTTCACCCAGGGAAATCGTGTCGGAGCTCGACCGCTACATCATCGGCCAGAAGGACGCGAAGCGCGCGGTTGCCATTGCGCTGCGCAACCGCTGGCGCCGCCAGCAGCTCGACGACGAGCTGCGCGACGAGGTCATGCCCAAGAATATCCTGATGATCGGTCCGACCGGCGTCGGCAAGACGGAGATTTCCCGTCGCCTCGCCAAGCTCGCCGGCGCGCCCTTCGTCAAGGTGGAGGCAACGAAGTTCACGGAAGTCGGCTATGTCGGCCGCGACGTGGAGCAGATCGTGCGCGATCTCGTCGAGGTCGGCATCAGCCTCGTGCGGGAGAAAAGGCGCGCCGAAGTGAAGGCGAAGGCTCATCAGAACGCCGAGGAGCGCGTTCTCGACGCGCTGGTCGGCACCACCGCCTCGCCGGCAACCCGCGATTCCTTCCGCAAGAAGCTGCGCGCTAACGAGCTCGACGACAAGGAGATCGAGGTCGATGTCGCCGAAACCGGCTCGCCCGGCGGTGCCTTCGAGATCCCGGGAATGCCGGGCGCCAATATCGGCGTCCTCAACCTTTCGGAAATGTTCGGCAAGGCACTCGGCGGCCGGACCAAGAAGATCAAGACGACGGTCAAGGACTCCTATGCGCTCCTGGTAAACGACGAGTCCGACAAGCTGCTCGACAACGAGCAGATCCAGCGTGAGGCGGTGGCGGCGGCGGAAAATGACGGCATCGTCTTCCTCGACGAGATCGACAAGATCGCCACCCGCGAAGGCGGCATCGGTGCCGGCGTGTCGCGCGAAGGCGTGCAGCGCGACCTCCTGCCGCTGGTCGAAGGCACGACGGTGGCGACGAAATACGGGCCGGTGAAGACCGATCACATCCTCTTCATCGCCTCCGGCGCGTTCCACGTCGCAAAACCGTCGGACCTTTTGCCGGAGCTGCAGGGGCGCCTGCCGATCCGCGTCGAGCTTCGGGCCCTCACCAAGGAGGATTTCCGCCGCATTCTGACCGAGACGGAGGCGAGCCTCATCCGCCAGTACAAGGCGCTGCTCGAGACGGAGGGCGTTGCCCTCGATTTCACCGAGGACGCGATCGACGCGCTGGCGGAGGTGGCGGTCCAGCTCAACGCCAATGTCGAGAACATCGGCGCGCGCCGCCTGCAAACCGTAATGGAGCGTGTGCTCGACGATGTCTCCTTCAACGCGCCCGATCGCGGAGGCCAGGGCGTCACGATCGATGCCGATTACGTTCGCCGGCATGTCGGGGATCTGGCGGCCAATACCGACCTGTCGCGCTACATCCTCTGA
- a CDS encoding DUF1402 family protein: protein MRLTACMLVIFTFCLAAGPSAASGILIVPQGNRHVEQPGVPGASVRRTKAGRTSFDAKYEKVRELLATDRKLVGKIKSVAGAYGIAPIHMVGAIVGEHTYNVDAYDRLQSYYVKAAAYAGDSFQFGYQGESIAEFVERPQFAECAGKKGSYALWTCRERVWDSQFRGHTVAGKSFPNNRFSAVFFQPFFAGQTFGLGQINPLTALMLTDMVSRVSGYERLDENNAAGVYEAIMDPDVSLAYMAASIRHSIDAYRSIAGMDISGNPGLTATLYNVGNPDARAAALAAKNQGGEVHWPEENYYGWLVNDKLAELESLL, encoded by the coding sequence GTGCGCCTCACCGCCTGCATGCTCGTGATCTTCACATTTTGCCTCGCCGCCGGTCCTTCGGCTGCGAGCGGGATACTCATCGTTCCGCAGGGCAATCGCCACGTCGAGCAGCCGGGCGTTCCGGGCGCCTCGGTACGCCGCACCAAAGCCGGCCGCACATCCTTCGACGCGAAGTACGAGAAGGTGCGCGAGCTTCTTGCCACCGACCGCAAGCTCGTCGGCAAGATCAAGTCGGTCGCCGGCGCCTACGGCATCGCGCCCATTCACATGGTCGGGGCGATCGTCGGCGAACACACCTACAATGTCGACGCCTATGACCGGCTGCAATCCTATTACGTCAAGGCGGCCGCCTATGCGGGCGACAGCTTCCAGTTCGGCTATCAGGGCGAGTCCATCGCCGAATTCGTCGAGCGGCCCCAATTTGCCGAATGCGCCGGCAAGAAAGGCTCCTACGCGCTCTGGACCTGCCGCGAGCGGGTCTGGGACAGCCAGTTCCGCGGGCATACCGTGGCCGGCAAATCCTTCCCGAACAACCGCTTCAGCGCCGTCTTCTTCCAGCCGTTCTTCGCCGGGCAGACCTTCGGTCTCGGCCAGATCAATCCGCTGACCGCATTGATGCTGACGGATATGGTGTCGCGCGTTTCCGGTTATGAGCGCCTCGACGAAAACAATGCCGCAGGCGTCTATGAGGCGATCATGGACCCGGACGTGTCGCTTGCCTATATGGCCGCCTCCATCCGGCATTCGATCGATGCCTATCGCTCGATTGCGGGCATGGATATCTCCGGCAATCCGGGCCTGACGGCAACGCTCTACAATGTCGGCAATCCGGATGCGCGTGCGGCCGCGCTTGCGGCAAAGAACCAGGGGGGCGAGGTCCACTGGCCGGAGGAGAACTATTACGGCTGGCTCGTCAACGACAAACTGGCAGAGCTCGAAAGCCTTTTGTGA
- a CDS encoding cytochrome P450 yields MDTRPEPFEPPAPVPRTGIPSRLEIIRTVLRNPLELWGEPSYTLPWIETKFINQRTLIVNDPGLIRYILVENAANYEMSNVRRLILRPILRDGLLTAEGEVWKRSRKAMAPVFTPRHAKGFAGQMLRVCEAFVGRYAGASSEPFVTNVAVDMTELTFEILAETLFSGEIAVEKQGFAANVEELLHRMGRVDPMDLLVAPSWVPRLTRIGGRKVLDRFRGVVSETMSLRRRRMAEAPGEVPNDFLTLLLQLEGPDGLTTSEIEDNILTFIGAGHETTARALAWCFYCVANTPAYRETMEQEIDSVLASGADPVDWLGRMPHVLAAFEEALRLYPPAPSINRAAIEEDAWTSPEGERVPIRKGISVLVMPWTLHRHALYWQKPRAFMPERFLPENRDKINRFQYLPFGAGPRICIGATFALQEAVIALAVLMHRFRFDLTDETHPWPVQRLTTQPRGGLPMKVSARVK; encoded by the coding sequence ATGGATACGCGACCGGAGCCATTCGAGCCGCCCGCGCCCGTCCCGCGCACCGGCATCCCCTCGCGGCTCGAGATCATCCGCACGGTTCTGCGAAACCCGCTCGAGCTCTGGGGCGAGCCTTCCTACACGCTTCCCTGGATCGAGACGAAGTTCATCAATCAGCGGACGCTTATCGTCAACGATCCCGGCCTCATCCGCTATATCCTCGTCGAGAACGCCGCCAACTACGAAATGTCGAATGTCCGGCGGCTGATCCTGCGCCCGATCCTGCGCGACGGCCTCCTGACGGCGGAAGGAGAGGTCTGGAAACGGTCGCGCAAGGCGATGGCGCCGGTCTTCACGCCAAGGCACGCAAAAGGCTTTGCCGGCCAGATGCTTCGCGTTTGCGAGGCCTTCGTCGGCCGCTACGCGGGTGCTTCATCGGAACCCTTCGTCACCAATGTCGCCGTGGACATGACGGAACTCACCTTCGAGATCCTGGCCGAGACCCTCTTTTCCGGCGAGATCGCCGTCGAAAAGCAGGGCTTCGCCGCCAATGTCGAGGAATTGCTGCATCGAATGGGGCGCGTCGATCCGATGGACCTCCTGGTTGCGCCGAGCTGGGTTCCGCGACTGACCCGTATCGGCGGCCGGAAAGTGCTCGACCGTTTCCGCGGCGTCGTTTCCGAGACGATGTCTCTGCGCCGGCGACGGATGGCGGAAGCGCCCGGCGAGGTCCCGAACGACTTTCTGACCCTGCTTCTGCAGTTGGAAGGTCCGGATGGGCTTACGACCTCCGAGATCGAGGACAATATTCTCACCTTCATAGGTGCCGGCCACGAGACCACGGCACGGGCGCTCGCCTGGTGTTTCTATTGCGTCGCCAATACGCCCGCCTATCGCGAGACGATGGAGCAGGAGATCGATTCGGTTCTTGCAAGCGGCGCCGATCCGGTCGACTGGCTCGGGCGCATGCCGCATGTGCTTGCCGCCTTCGAGGAGGCGTTGAGGCTCTATCCGCCGGCGCCATCCATCAACCGCGCCGCGATCGAGGAGGATGCGTGGACTTCCCCGGAAGGCGAGCGCGTGCCGATCCGCAAGGGAATATCGGTGCTGGTCATGCCCTGGACGCTCCACCGGCACGCGCTCTACTGGCAGAAACCCCGCGCCTTCATGCCGGAGCGCTTCCTTCCGGAAAACCGGGACAAGATCAACCGCTTCCAGTACCTGCCCTTCGGCGCTGGCCCGCGCATTTGCATCGGCGCGACCTTCGCGCTGCAGGAGGCGGTTATCGCGCTTGCCGTGCTCATGCACCGCTTCCGCTTCGACCTGACGGACGAGACGCATCCCTGGCCTGTCCAAAGGCTGACGACGCAGCCGAGGGGCGGCTTGCCGATGAAGGTGTCTGCCCGGGTGAAGTAG